In the genome of Pseudomonas fluorescens, the window ACCCCGACGCAGCGCCACTCCCGGAGTTGTCCCTATTCACTGAAGACTGACCCAAGGCGCCCCACAGGGCGCCTTTTTCATGAATGCTTCACGGTAATCCGGACGGCCAGATTCGGTTTTTCGGTAGGAGCGCGGCTCGCACTTTCGCCAAGGTAACGGCAACTTTTGTCGAGACCCGGACATGCATACCCCCACACTCCTCACCCTCGGACTGATGATCGCGCTGACCGGCTGTAACACGTCGCCACCGGCGCCCGCCCCAGCAGCGCCATCCGTATCGCCGGCCTCACTGCAGAAGCAGAAACCCAAGCTACCTAAATGGGTCCGCCAGGACCGATACACCCTGGCCAATACACAGCCGACCCTGGAACAGCGCCAGCCGCTGTATCAGCTCATCAACGTACAGATCGCCCCTGCTCTGCACGCGAATGTCGGGGAGGCACTGCGTCACGTGCTGCAACGGTCGGGCTACTCACTCTGCCCCGACAGCGCAGCGGTGGATCGGTTGTTCAGCCGTCCCCTGCCCGCCGTGCACCACCAACTCGGACCGATTTCGCTGCTGGACGCCTTGACCATCATCGGCGGACCGGCCTGGAGGATCAACATCGATCCGGTCGACCGGACCGTCTGCTACACCCTTCGCTCGCCACAGCCCAAACCGCCACTCTCGACATCGGAGATCGCGCCATGAAGGTCCACCGCTTTCAGGCCCTAGTGATCGGCGGCCTGTGCCTGGGCGCCGCCGTGCTGGCTGGCGAAACGTACAACCAACACCAGCAATTGGCCGAACTCCAGGCCGCAGCCCGCGGTGCCCCTGCCGACCCGGCTCCCGCGTTGCGGCGCGACGTCGATGCGCTCGGCAATACGCTCGCGACATTGCAGCTGCAGGTGGCGGCGCTGGGAGACGCGCAAGGTCAGCATGCTTCGGCGCAGACGACGCTCAGCCAGCAGTTGGATGAGATGGCCGCATCGCTTAAGGCCGTTCAAGCGGCACCGAGTGGGCCGAGCAGCGCCGACTTCAGTGCACTGGAACAGAGGCTTGGCAGGACAGAAATTGCGCTTGAGACCCAGTCGGCACGAGCCTCCGTGCCAGCGGCCGACACAACACGGCCGCTGGCGCCCATGGGCCAGAAAGCCAAGGCCAAAGCCCCGGCGCCGCCGCTGACCCTGCTGGGTATCGAGACCCGAGGCGTGATGAGGTTCGTTACTGCCCTGCCCACCGGTGCCCACTCGCTGTCGACCGTGCACCTGCTGCAGCCCGGCGACAGCCTGAACGGTTGGCAGCTGCGTACGATCCACGAGGACGAGGCCGTGTTCCACGCCCCCGGCCATGGCGATCGCACACTGCCCCTGCCGTGAAGAGGTGCTTATGCTTCGGCTCTCCGCCCTCCCGCTGATCCTGCTTCCCACCTGCCTGCTGGCAGGGCCGGGATGGAGTGCACCGAAAATGCTCGGATCAGACCAGCAGTACAGCGAGCAGGCGCCGCTGGATCGGCAGCCGTCAGTCGCGACGCAGGCCAAAGTTTGGGGGCTAACGGATGACGAATGGGCCAAGTTCGAGCAACTGCAGTCCGGGCCGCGCCACTACTGGTCGCCGCAGCTCGACCCTCTCACCACCCTGGGCGTGGAGGCCGACTCTGAGCAGGAGCGGCAGCGCTACGCCGAACTACAGGTTCGCCTCGAAGCCAAACGCGCAGAACGCGAGCTGGCTTACCAGAAGGCCTACACCGCCGCCTGGGCACGACTGTTCCCGGGAATGCTGCCGGTGCAGGGTCTGGCCGATGAGTCCGCAACGTCGAGCAACACCCGCTATGCCCTGTTCGTGGAAGAACGCTGTCCTGACTGCGCGACCAACACCCAGCAGTGGCTCCATGCCGGCGCCCGCCTGGACGTGTACCTGGTGGGCAGCCAGGGTGACGACGCGAGTCTCCGACACTGGGCGCGTGGCGCAGGCATTACCCCAGCCCAGGTTAGCAGCGGCCAGGTCACCCTAAACCACGACCACGGCCGGTGGTTCGCCCTGGGCGCGGCCCGACCCTTGCCGGCGCGTTTTCAGCAGGTGGATGGTAAATGGCAGCGCATCGACTGATCCTCACGCTGGCCTTGACCGGCGTGACCGTGGTCCAGGCGGACGCCCTGCCTCCGCCCGCGTACCAGTTGGCCGCCGCGCGGGCCGGCATCCCCGCCTCGGTACTGTTCGCCATCGCCCTGCAGGAGAGTGGCACCCCGCTACGCGGTCGTCTCATGCCCTGGCCTTGGACCTTGAATGTCGCCGGCACACCGCAGCGTTTTGCCAGTCGCGATGAGGCCTGTGCTGCGCTCAGGCTAGAACTCACACGCCATGACCCCAAGCGCATCGATGTCGGTCTGGGACAGACCAACCTCGGCTACCACTCGGACCGCTACCCCAGCGCCTGCAATGCACTCGATCCACGGGCGAACT includes:
- a CDS encoding PilL N-terminal domain-containing protein → MHTPTLLTLGLMIALTGCNTSPPAPAPAAPSVSPASLQKQKPKLPKWVRQDRYTLANTQPTLEQRQPLYQLINVQIAPALHANVGEALRHVLQRSGYSLCPDSAAVDRLFSRPLPAVHHQLGPISLLDALTIIGGPAWRINIDPVDRTVCYTLRSPQPKPPLSTSEIAP
- a CDS encoding TIGR03759 family integrating conjugative element protein, with product MLRLSALPLILLPTCLLAGPGWSAPKMLGSDQQYSEQAPLDRQPSVATQAKVWGLTDDEWAKFEQLQSGPRHYWSPQLDPLTTLGVEADSEQERQRYAELQVRLEAKRAERELAYQKAYTAAWARLFPGMLPVQGLADESATSSNTRYALFVEERCPDCATNTQQWLHAGARLDVYLVGSQGDDASLRHWARGAGITPAQVSSGQVTLNHDHGRWFALGAARPLPARFQQVDGKWQRID
- a CDS encoding glucosaminidase domain-containing protein; the encoded protein is MAAHRLILTLALTGVTVVQADALPPPAYQLAAARAGIPASVLFAIALQESGTPLRGRLMPWPWTLNVAGTPQRFASRDEACAALRLELTRHDPKRIDVGLGQTNLGYHSDRYPSACNALDPRANLAITAELLRAHYADVGDWVVAAGRYHRPAGGAPAARYRTQFSRHWQRIQAIASLRGGSQP